The following are encoded in a window of Triticum urartu cultivar G1812 unplaced genomic scaffold, Tu2.1 TuUngrouped_contig_786, whole genome shotgun sequence genomic DNA:
- the LOC125531691 gene encoding LOW QUALITY PROTEIN: histidine-containing phosphotransfer protein 2-like (The sequence of the model RefSeq protein was modified relative to this genomic sequence to represent the inferred CDS: deleted 1 base in 1 codon; substituted 1 base at 1 genomic stop codon): THPSGYIMGSVSKPPPLFTDNIAGATTTSGPSSTAPFPQSIATATAALRAQLNNLVTSMFATGMVDEYFXYLQSMDEDGSSGPGLVPEVINLFITNTNRILNDIVGLLNQPVDFNKVDDPVHQLKGCSCR, encoded by the exons ACTCATCCGTCCGGGTATATAATGGGCTCCGTCTCCAAGCCTCCTCCACTCTTCACCGATAACATCGCCGGAGCCACCACAACTTCGGGTCCCTCCAGCACC GCTCCTTTCCCCCAATCAATCGCCACGGCGACTGCCGCGCTCAGGGCCCAGTTGAACAACCTTGTCACATCCATGTTCGCCACA GGTATGGTGGATGAGTATTTCTAGTACTTGCAGTCGATGGATGAGGATGGCAGCTCAGGCCCAGGCTTGGTCCCTGAGGTCATCAACCTCTTCATCACCAACACCAACAGGATCCTCAACGACATCGTCGGCCTGCT GAACCAGCCCGTGGACTTCAACAAGGTCGACGACCCGGTGCATCAGCTCAAGGGGTGCAGCTGTAGGTGA